Proteins from a single region of Haloplanus sp. GDY1:
- a CDS encoding universal stress protein, with protein MYHVVIGVDDNEERALACARAVADLPGAETGARVTIIHSFTDNPSGASASQIGSVREATEFLEERGIEVSVTESSGDPAEQILDAATDGDANLIVVAGRKRSPTGKALFGSVTQSVILNADRPVMVAGDTDD; from the coding sequence ATGTACCACGTCGTGATCGGCGTCGACGACAACGAGGAGCGAGCACTCGCGTGTGCGCGGGCCGTCGCCGACCTGCCGGGGGCCGAGACGGGGGCGCGCGTCACCATCATCCACAGTTTCACGGACAACCCGAGCGGCGCCTCCGCGTCACAGATCGGCTCGGTGCGCGAAGCGACCGAGTTCCTCGAGGAGCGCGGCATCGAGGTGAGCGTGACGGAGTCGAGCGGCGACCCCGCCGAACAGATCCTCGACGCGGCGACCGACGGGGACGCGAACCTCATCGTCGTCGCCGGCCGGAAGCGCTCGCCGACTGGGAAGGCGCTGTTCGGGAGCGTCACGCAGTCGGTGATCCTGAACGCCGACCGGCCGGTGATGGTCGCCGGCGACACCGACGACTAG
- a CDS encoding thioredoxin family protein codes for MDGPSEAALESALDRLIAAGVVDERSDGLVTTDEFESTRRIYRDSYADADADRFRRTVAETFGVSEAAAGERIDAGTVTREDLIAALSIRAVLGGAESRSASDRPEADAGPGVDDQRLATMATLVGELTPASPVPAGVPELDDEEWAAFLDAHHDAVITVWRRDCAPCDALKDDLDAVLDALPDDVAVAGVDGESVPAFRRTFDVTTAPAVCRFRAGDLVDTVAGRKPPATYAEALF; via the coding sequence ATGGACGGTCCCTCGGAGGCGGCCCTCGAATCCGCGCTGGACCGACTGATCGCGGCCGGCGTCGTCGACGAACGGTCGGACGGGCTGGTCACGACCGACGAGTTCGAGTCGACCCGCCGGATCTACCGCGACTCCTACGCCGACGCGGACGCCGACCGGTTCCGTCGGACGGTCGCGGAGACGTTCGGCGTGAGCGAGGCGGCGGCCGGCGAGCGGATCGACGCCGGGACGGTGACCCGCGAGGATCTGATCGCGGCGCTCTCGATCCGGGCCGTCCTCGGCGGCGCGGAGTCACGCTCCGCGAGCGACCGGCCGGAGGCCGACGCCGGCCCCGGCGTCGACGACCAGCGACTGGCGACGATGGCGACGCTCGTCGGCGAACTCACGCCGGCGTCGCCGGTGCCGGCGGGCGTGCCCGAACTCGACGACGAGGAGTGGGCGGCGTTTCTCGACGCGCACCACGACGCCGTGATAACGGTGTGGCGACGCGACTGTGCGCCCTGTGACGCCCTGAAGGACGACCTCGACGCCGTGCTCGACGCGCTCCCCGACGACGTCGCCGTCGCCGGCGTCGACGGCGAATCCGTGCCCGCGTTCCGTCGCACGTTCGACGTGACCACGGCGCCCGCCGTCTGTCGGTTCCGCGCGGGCGACCTCGTGGACACCGTCGCCGGGCGGAAGCCGCCGGCGACGTACGCCGAGGCGCTGTTCTAG
- a CDS encoding ABC transporter ATP-binding protein encodes MSLLDVDAIDAYYGESHILRDLSLSVEEGEICALLGRNGAGKTTTLRSICGANPPQVREGSIRFKGEDITGMPADDVAMQGISLVPEERRVFANLTVEENLRIAEVSRNASNTWRRPLTSTGRSMSTEQVYDDFPRLGERKTQKAGTLSGGEQQMLAIARALKQSTDLLLLDEPYEGLAPQIVEDVEAAIERISEQGVTILLVEQNAAAAIKIAGHAYVVDQGEIVFDGTADELRGDDEIRERYLGV; translated from the coding sequence GTGAGCCTGCTCGACGTCGACGCCATCGACGCCTACTACGGCGAGAGCCACATCCTCCGTGACCTCTCGCTGTCCGTCGAGGAGGGGGAGATCTGTGCCCTCCTCGGACGCAACGGCGCGGGCAAGACGACCACGCTCCGCTCCATCTGTGGCGCGAACCCCCCGCAGGTCCGCGAGGGATCGATCCGGTTCAAGGGCGAGGACATCACCGGCATGCCCGCCGACGACGTGGCGATGCAGGGCATCTCGCTGGTGCCCGAGGAGCGGCGGGTGTTCGCCAACCTCACCGTCGAGGAGAACCTCCGGATCGCGGAGGTGTCGCGCAACGCCTCGAACACCTGGCGACGGCCGCTCACCTCGACCGGCCGGTCGATGTCCACCGAACAGGTGTACGACGACTTCCCCCGCCTCGGCGAGCGGAAGACCCAGAAGGCGGGGACGCTCTCCGGCGGGGAACAGCAGATGCTCGCCATCGCCCGCGCGCTCAAGCAGAGCACCGACCTCCTCCTGCTCGACGAGCCCTACGAGGGGCTGGCCCCCCAGATCGTCGAGGACGTGGAGGCGGCCATCGAGCGGATCAGCGAGCAGGGCGTGACGATCCTGCTGGTCGAACAGAACGCGGCGGCCGCGATCAAGATCGCCGGGCACGCGTACGTCGTCGACCAGGGAGAGATCGTCTTCGACGGCACGGCCGACGAACTCCGCGGGGACGACGAGATCCGGGAGCGCTACCTGGGTGTCTGA